A genomic window from Engraulis encrasicolus isolate BLACKSEA-1 chromosome 14, IST_EnEncr_1.0, whole genome shotgun sequence includes:
- the sox12 gene encoding transcription factor SOX-12, with the protein MVQQRGHHHKYHHHPSSSAIMDSDSSHHQDMYVGMSPTNEDGDDVFGHVPPSATTPPPANPKDPNWCKTPSGHIKRPMNAFMVWSQIERRKIMEQWPDMHNAEISKRLGKRWKMLPDYEKIPFIKEAERLRLKHMADYPDYKYRPRKKSKSSSSSSSPAKAGGEKGPGHGKGSGSKGSHRSNSFTSSKGLKSKASSSSSSSSSSSSSSSSSSSRHRVNFNSNKFKSYSESASDDDAVDVKVSSSTELSPGRHGLLARTGLGMGIPHSYQHHQQQQHQQHHHHAQHQQQTAGIPRREHPSTTTSQLRLTLPHLSSFSPGGGSPSLSPDSSASPQAGLSSPSCSSSSSSRDQDAHGGGESSHPGRSSSPTSTSSSPFVSSSSPSSSSTSASSDEELDEEILQHIISSSSGGGGGGFDTSGGGGGGGVPMDYCSSSLDRDFEAAFHTSSGSHFDFPDYCTPEVNEMISGDLLVPSISDLVFTY; encoded by the coding sequence ATGGTTCAGCAGAGGGGCCATCACCACAAGTACCACCACCACCCGTCATCATCAGCCATTATGGACAGCGATTCCAGCCACCACCAAGACATGTACGTGGGAATGAGCCCCACGAATGAGGACGGGGATGACGTTTTCGGGCACGTGCCGCCGTCGGCGACAACACCACCCCCCGCCAACCCCAAGGACCCCAACTGGTGCAAGACGCCCTCCGGCCACATCAAGAGGCCCATGAACGCCTTCATGGTCTGGTCCCAGATCGAGCGCAGGAAGATCATGGAGCAGTGGCCCGACATGCACAACGCCGAGATCTCCAAGCGGCTGGGCAAGAGGTGGAAGATGCTGCCCGACTACGAGAAGATCCCCTTCATCAAGGAGGCCGAGAGGCTGCGGCTGAAGCACATGGCCGACTATCCGGACTATAAATACCGGCCCCGGAAGAAGAGCAAGAGCAGCTCCTCGTCGTCGTCGCCGGCCAAGGCTGGGGGGGAGAAGGGCCCCGGCCACGGCAAGGGCTCCGGCTCCAAGGGCTCCCATCGCTCCAACTCCTTCACCAGCAGCAAAGGGCTCAAGAGCAaagcctcctcctcatcctcttcctcttcctcctcttcttcctcctcctcctcctccagctcgagACACAGAGTGAACTTCAACAGCAATAAGTTCAAGAGCTACAGCGAGAGTGCCAGCGATGACGACGCAGTGGATGTAAAGGTGAGCAGTTCGACGGAGCTCTCGCCAGGTCGGCATGGGCTGCTGGCGAGGACCGGCCTGGGCATGGGCATACCTCACTCCTACCAAcatcaccaacagcagcagcatcagcagcaccaccatcatgctcagcatcagcagcagacgGCAGGGATCCCCAGACGGGAGCATCCGTCTACCACCACCTCCCAGCTCCGGCTCACCctgccccacctctcctccttctccccggGGGGAGGAAGCCCCAGCCTGTCCCCAGACAGCAGTGCATCTCCCCAGGCAGGGTTGAGCagcccctcctgctcctcctcctcctcctccagggaccAGGATGCGCATGGTGGAGGGGAGTCTTCACACCCGGGTAgatcctcctcccccacctccaccagctCGTCCCCCTTCGTGTCGTCATcgtcgccctcctcctcctccacctctgcctccTCCGATGAGGAGCTGGACGAGGAGATCCTCCAGCACATCATCTCTAGCAgcagtggcggtggcggcggcggctttGACAccagtggcggtggtggcggcgggGGTGTGCCCATGGACTACTGCTCCTCCTCCCTGGACAGGGACTTTGAGGCGGCGTTCCACACCAGCTCAGGGTCCCACTTCGACTTCCCCGATTACTGCACGCCCGAGGTCAACGAGATGATCTCCGGCGACCTGCTCGTGCCCAGCATTTCGGATCTGGTGTTCACCTACTGA